A window from Micromonospora terminaliae encodes these proteins:
- a CDS encoding zinc-dependent alcohol dehydrogenase gives MRDRVVVVSGPGRVELVEQDAAELREGTFRVETLFSGVSAGTELSYVKGTNPYLHVTWNADLGLFQPGDAGTPYPVTRLGYMQVGRVVESRTPAVAVGTVGAMTYGHRSGHVADPVAERFVPLPDDLDPLLGVYVAHMGPICANGLLHAAADLCGTDVRLLGDGVRGRRVAVVGSGVVALLTALFARRHGAASVVVLDPTPARREAAEALGLETLDPGADDPAVVLKTRWNHAAGDRGADVVFQCRGQDWALQLALRLLRPQGTVIDLAFYQAGADAVRLGEEFHHNGLSLRCAQIGRVPRGLTPTWDRERLSAETVELLRQYGDLIRKHLVSAVVPLEEAPAVLTDLAERRRSDLQVVLTG, from the coding sequence ATGCGTGACCGGGTGGTGGTGGTCAGCGGGCCGGGCCGGGTCGAGCTGGTCGAGCAGGACGCGGCCGAGCTGCGCGAGGGCACCTTCCGGGTGGAGACCCTCTTCAGCGGGGTCTCGGCCGGCACCGAGCTGAGCTACGTCAAGGGCACGAACCCCTACCTCCACGTCACGTGGAACGCCGACCTCGGGCTGTTCCAGCCCGGCGACGCGGGCACGCCGTACCCGGTCACCCGGCTCGGCTACATGCAGGTCGGCCGGGTGGTGGAGAGCCGCACGCCGGCGGTCGCCGTGGGCACCGTCGGCGCCATGACCTACGGCCACCGCAGCGGCCACGTCGCCGACCCGGTCGCCGAACGCTTCGTGCCCCTGCCCGACGACCTCGACCCGCTGCTCGGCGTCTACGTCGCGCACATGGGCCCGATCTGTGCCAACGGCCTGCTGCACGCCGCCGCCGACCTGTGCGGCACGGACGTCCGCTTGCTCGGCGACGGGGTGCGCGGGCGGCGGGTGGCGGTGGTCGGCAGCGGGGTGGTGGCGCTGCTCACCGCGCTGTTCGCCCGGCGGCACGGCGCGGCCTCCGTGGTGGTCCTGGACCCCACCCCGGCCCGCCGGGAGGCGGCCGAGGCGCTCGGTCTGGAGACCCTCGACCCCGGCGCGGACGATCCGGCCGTGGTGCTGAAGACCCGCTGGAACCACGCCGCCGGCGACCGGGGCGCGGACGTGGTCTTCCAGTGCCGCGGCCAGGACTGGGCGCTCCAGCTCGCGCTGCGCCTGCTACGCCCCCAGGGCACGGTGATCGACCTGGCGTTCTACCAGGCCGGCGCGGACGCCGTCCGGTTGGGCGAGGAGTTCCACCACAACGGCCTGTCGCTGCGCTGCGCCCAGATCGGCCGGGTGCCGCGCGGGCTCACCCCCACGTGGGACCGGGAGCGGCTCTCCGCGGAGACCGTCGAACTGCTGCGCCAGTACGGCGACCTGATCCGCAAGCACCTCGTCTCCGCCGTGGTGCCGCTGGAGGAGGCGCCGGCGGTGCTCACCGACCTGGCCGAGCGGCGCCGCTCGGACCTGCAGGTGGTGCTCACCGGCTGA
- a CDS encoding Gfo/Idh/MocA family protein gives MRACRVGLVGAGGVAQRHARVLTGFEDVELLGVTDVAPEAAEALAGTHGARAFRDVDDLLAAGPDAVYVCVPPFAHGPVEEAVIAAGVPMFVEKPVALDLETAERVAGLVEGRGLLTGVGHHWRYLHVVEEARRLLADRPVRMVNGAWLDKVPPVAWWTRRDRSGGPVVEQAAHVLDLVRLLVGEVTEVTAYGDGTPPPVDGADIDSVTAATLRFASGAVGTLAAACVLGWKHRAGLEILADGLALSLAEDGLTVCDGDGERHLPADPDGARVAVDRAFVDAVRGVGDDVRVPYAEALRTHRLAVALAESARTGRAVALPTGPAARLTAAVADATPAGPTGVTVDA, from the coding sequence ATGCGCGCGTGCCGGGTGGGACTGGTCGGAGCCGGCGGGGTGGCACAGCGCCATGCCCGCGTGTTGACCGGCTTCGAGGACGTGGAACTGCTCGGGGTGACCGATGTCGCCCCGGAAGCGGCGGAGGCGCTCGCCGGCACACACGGCGCCCGGGCCTTCCGCGACGTGGACGACCTGCTGGCCGCCGGCCCGGACGCCGTGTACGTCTGCGTGCCGCCGTTCGCGCACGGACCGGTCGAGGAGGCGGTGATCGCCGCCGGTGTCCCGATGTTCGTGGAAAAGCCGGTGGCGCTGGACCTGGAGACGGCCGAGCGGGTCGCCGGGCTGGTCGAGGGGCGTGGCCTGCTCACCGGCGTCGGTCACCACTGGCGCTACCTGCACGTGGTCGAGGAGGCCCGGCGGCTGCTGGCCGACCGTCCGGTGCGGATGGTCAACGGGGCCTGGTTGGACAAGGTGCCACCGGTCGCCTGGTGGACCCGGCGCGACCGGTCCGGCGGGCCGGTCGTCGAGCAGGCCGCGCACGTGCTGGACCTGGTCCGGTTGCTGGTGGGCGAGGTGACCGAGGTGACCGCGTACGGCGACGGCACCCCGCCGCCGGTCGACGGCGCGGACATCGACTCGGTCACGGCGGCCACCCTGCGCTTCGCCTCCGGCGCGGTCGGCACCCTCGCGGCGGCCTGCGTGCTCGGCTGGAAGCACCGGGCCGGCCTGGAGATCCTCGCCGACGGGCTGGCCCTGTCGCTGGCCGAGGACGGCCTGACCGTCTGCGACGGCGACGGCGAGCGGCACCTGCCCGCCGACCCGGACGGCGCCCGGGTGGCCGTCGACCGGGCCTTCGTCGACGCGGTCCGGGGGGTGGGCGACGACGTCCGGGTCCCGTACGCCGAGGCGCTGCGCACCCACCGGCTCGCCGTGGCGCTGGCCGAGTCGGCGCGTACCGGGCGGGCGGTGGCGCTGCCCACCGGGCCGGCCGCGCGGCTCACCGCCGCGGTCGCGGACGCCACGCCCGCCGGGCCGACGGGGGTGACCGTCGATGCGTGA